From a single Paenibacillus sp. FSL R5-0345 genomic region:
- a CDS encoding Gfo/Idh/MocA family protein has protein sequence MSSNIHSVVIVGFGGMGKYHAELIKENNSLEVVGTYDLLEARRTDSIKAGYKVFESYEEVLADPSVEIVLIATPNDVHKEIAVRALQAGKHVICEKPVAMSKEELQEMLAAADAAGRVFMVHQNRRWDEDFLTIKKMYDQETIGSLFQIESRVHGANGIPGDWRHVKAQGGGMLLDWGVHLLDQLLFMIDSKVTSVSSSLSFILGNDVDDGFEAILQFENGIKAIVEVGTTNFITLPRWYVKGIEGTGIIEDWSLTGRLVTRNTEGEKIEPKPIRAGVGLTKTMAPPSEGATITEALPQPADIGSSFYDNFAAVIEGTAEPIVKNAEVMRVQNLIEAIFESAEKNQVLKDFDMYGEGK, from the coding sequence ATGAGCTCAAACATACATTCCGTAGTCATCGTTGGCTTTGGAGGAATGGGGAAATATCACGCAGAATTAATTAAGGAGAATAATTCCTTAGAAGTGGTAGGAACATACGACTTGCTTGAAGCACGTCGTACGGACTCCATCAAAGCTGGCTACAAGGTATTTGAAAGTTATGAAGAAGTATTAGCAGATCCTTCAGTTGAGATCGTTCTTATTGCTACACCAAATGATGTGCACAAAGAAATTGCAGTACGTGCGCTCCAAGCCGGAAAACATGTTATTTGTGAGAAGCCGGTGGCTATGTCGAAGGAAGAGCTTCAAGAAATGCTGGCCGCTGCGGATGCAGCAGGACGTGTGTTCATGGTTCACCAGAATAGACGTTGGGATGAAGATTTCTTAACGATCAAGAAAATGTATGATCAAGAGACAATCGGCTCGTTGTTCCAGATTGAATCCCGTGTACATGGAGCGAATGGTATTCCTGGGGACTGGCGTCATGTCAAGGCACAAGGTGGAGGTATGCTGCTGGATTGGGGCGTTCATTTATTGGACCAGCTTTTATTTATGATCGACAGCAAAGTTACCAGTGTGAGCAGCAGCCTGAGCTTTATTCTAGGCAATGATGTAGATGATGGTTTTGAAGCCATCCTACAATTTGAAAATGGGATAAAAGCTATCGTTGAGGTTGGTACAACCAACTTCATCACATTGCCTAGATGGTATGTGAAGGGTATTGAAGGCACGGGCATTATCGAGGATTGGTCTTTAACAGGTCGTTTAGTCACTAGAAACACTGAAGGTGAAAAGATCGAACCTAAGCCTATTCGTGCAGGTGTTGGATTAACTAAAACGATGGCACCTCCTTCTGAAGGGGCTACCATTACAGAAGCTTTACCTCAACCAGCCGATATAGGTTCTAGCTTCTATGACAATTTCGCAGCCGTAATTGAGGGTACAGCCGAACCAATCGTTAAGAATGCCGAAGTAATGCGTGTTCAGAATTTGATTGAGGCTATTTTTGAATCTGCTGAGAAGAATCAAGTGCTGAAAGACTTCGATATGTATGGTGAAGGTAAGTAA
- a CDS encoding Gfo/Idh/MocA family protein, translated as MSNKLRIAIVGCGGIANGKHMPSLSRQKDAEMVAFCDIVEERAQEAAKTYGAEGAAVYTDYTELLKAGGFDIVHVCTPNDSHSVITIAALEAGNHVMCEKPMAKTTAQAQEMLDAAKRTGMKLSVAYQNRYRSDSEYLKALCENGELGDIYYAKAIALRRRAVPTWGVFLDEEKQGGGPLIDIGTHALDLTLWMMDNYKPRSVMGSSFHKLSNRKNAGNAFGPWDPEQFKVEDSAFGFITMENGATIVLESSWALNVSEYREAQTLLAGTEGGADMKDGLRLNGDRGGRLYETKVDLSAGGVAFFDGGQENESDREARLWLEAVREDKEPVVKPEQALVVTQILEAIYESSRTGRAVYFDGTSDN; from the coding sequence GGAAAACATATGCCAAGTTTGTCACGTCAAAAGGATGCTGAAATGGTAGCTTTCTGCGATATCGTTGAAGAACGTGCTCAGGAAGCAGCTAAGACCTATGGTGCTGAGGGTGCTGCTGTTTACACAGATTACACCGAGCTATTGAAAGCTGGCGGTTTTGATATTGTTCATGTTTGCACACCGAATGACAGTCACTCCGTGATTACTATTGCTGCATTGGAAGCAGGTAACCATGTAATGTGCGAGAAACCAATGGCTAAAACCACTGCCCAAGCACAAGAAATGTTGGACGCTGCGAAGCGTACGGGGATGAAGTTGTCTGTCGCTTACCAGAACCGTTATCGTTCGGATAGTGAATACCTTAAAGCACTCTGCGAAAACGGCGAACTAGGTGATATCTATTATGCAAAAGCAATTGCCCTTCGTCGTCGTGCGGTTCCTACTTGGGGCGTGTTCCTGGATGAAGAAAAGCAAGGCGGCGGCCCACTGATCGATATCGGTACGCATGCACTTGATCTTACTTTATGGATGATGGATAATTATAAACCACGCAGTGTTATGGGCTCGTCTTTCCATAAGCTGAGTAACCGAAAGAACGCTGGAAATGCCTTTGGTCCTTGGGATCCTGAGCAATTTAAGGTGGAAGATTCTGCTTTTGGATTTATTACCATGGAAAATGGTGCTACAATTGTACTTGAATCCAGCTGGGCACTAAATGTATCTGAGTATCGAGAAGCTCAAACGCTTCTTGCAGGTACAGAAGGTGGTGCAGATATGAAGGATGGTCTGCGCCTAAACGGTGACCGTGGTGGACGTCTGTATGAGACCAAAGTAGACTTGTCTGCTGGTGGAGTAGCGTTCTTTGATGGAGGACAGGAAAATGAATCTGATCGTGAAGCTCGCTTGTGGCTTGAGGCGGTTAGAGAAGACAAGGAACCTGTAGTTAAACCTGAGCAGGCCCTCGTTGTTACTCAAATCTTGGAAGCTATTTATGAATCTTCACGTACAGGTCGCGCTGTGTATTTTGACGGCACATCAGATAATTAA
- a CDS encoding sugar phosphate isomerase/epimerase family protein, with amino-acid sequence MKLGVFMVLFGGRKLEDALDYVVSKGLKAVEIGTGGNPGNSHCNPKMLLENETALKEFKHAVESRGLTISALSCHGNPLHPQKELAQKDHEDFVNSVKLAQKLGIPVVNTFSGCPGDHEGAKYPNWPVAPWPNDYQEILDWQWENKVIPYWTEWGAFAAEHDVKVGLELHGGFSVHTPGTLLRLREAAGEVIGANLDPSHMWWQGIDPVQAIHILGRQGAIHHFHAKDTVIDPVNVNMHGLTDMQSYTKMLDRAWQFRSVGFGHDLKTWADIISALRLVGYDYVVSIEHEDGLMSVEEGFSKAVSNLQQVLIEEPLTEMWWV; translated from the coding sequence TTGAAACTTGGAGTATTTATGGTCTTGTTTGGCGGTCGTAAGCTGGAGGATGCTCTTGATTATGTAGTGTCCAAAGGACTTAAGGCGGTAGAGATTGGTACAGGGGGTAATCCTGGTAACAGTCACTGCAATCCAAAGATGCTTCTCGAGAATGAGACAGCATTGAAAGAATTTAAACATGCTGTGGAATCCCGTGGATTGACGATCAGTGCACTGAGCTGTCACGGAAATCCGCTACACCCACAAAAAGAGCTTGCTCAGAAGGATCATGAGGACTTTGTGAACTCGGTCAAATTGGCGCAGAAACTAGGCATTCCAGTCGTTAATACGTTTTCTGGATGTCCAGGTGATCATGAGGGTGCCAAGTACCCGAACTGGCCGGTAGCTCCATGGCCAAATGATTATCAAGAGATTCTGGATTGGCAATGGGAGAATAAAGTGATTCCTTACTGGACCGAATGGGGAGCTTTTGCCGCAGAGCACGATGTGAAAGTCGGTCTTGAGCTCCATGGCGGATTCTCCGTCCACACACCGGGTACTCTTCTGCGCTTGAGAGAAGCTGCGGGTGAGGTTATCGGAGCTAACCTTGATCCGAGTCATATGTGGTGGCAAGGAATTGATCCGGTACAGGCGATTCATATTTTGGGCCGCCAAGGTGCGATCCATCATTTCCATGCTAAAGATACTGTTATTGATCCGGTTAATGTTAATATGCATGGCTTAACAGATATGCAATCCTATACCAAGATGCTTGACCGTGCATGGCAATTCCGTTCGGTTGGCTTTGGACATGATCTTAAGACTTGGGCTGATATTATAAGTGCTCTTCGTTTAGTCGGTTATGATTATGTAGTTAGTATTGAGCATGAGGATGGACTGATGTCTGTAGAAGAAGGCTTCTCCAAAGCTGTAAGTAATCTTCAACAAGTATTGATTGAGGAGCCACTAACAGAAATGTGGTGGGTTTAA
- a CDS encoding DUF2164 domain-containing protein: MQPIKIQREHKLQITSSIQDYFDTELSSEIGQLASENLLDFMLKELSPYIYNQALADARKVIEQKMISVEEELYALEQPLTLGKR, translated from the coding sequence ATGCAGCCGATAAAAATACAGAGAGAACATAAACTTCAGATTACATCCAGTATTCAGGATTATTTTGATACCGAGCTATCTAGCGAAATTGGTCAATTAGCAAGTGAGAATCTTCTGGATTTTATGCTCAAAGAACTCTCACCTTATATTTACAACCAAGCACTGGCAGACGCCCGTAAAGTGATTGAGCAAAAGATGATTTCTGTAGAAGAAGAATTGTATGCACTTGAGCAACCATTAACACTTGGCAAAAGATAG